In a genomic window of Methanosarcina horonobensis HB-1 = JCM 15518:
- a CDS encoding HEAT repeat domain-containing protein gives MVNQEDIHSKMFSGDPEERIESLKHLINTFHLISDKEKAWDEVHSLTFDIDPDVRWSSTVFISSCFPSIPDKNKALEDLHRLVTDKDVSVRWGAAYTIISIFSQIPDKNKFWKDIIRLIADENDIMQGGAASSLGSIFLFVPEPIPKLHLI, from the coding sequence TTGGTTAATCAGGAGGACATCCATAGTAAAATGTTTAGTGGCGATCCTGAAGAACGTATAGAATCGTTGAAACATCTAATCAATACTTTTCACTTGATTTCGGACAAGGAAAAAGCCTGGGATGAAGTTCATAGTTTAACTTTTGATATCGATCCCGATGTCAGGTGGAGCTCAACTGTTTTCATTAGCTCGTGCTTTCCGAGTATTCCAGATAAAAATAAAGCTTTAGAAGATCTTCATAGACTTGTTACAGACAAAGACGTTAGTGTCAGATGGGGTGCTGCATATACAATAATTTCAATCTTCTCACAAATTCCTGACAAGAACAAATTCTGGAAAGATATAATCAGATTAATAGCTGACGAAAATGATATCATGCAAGGAGGTGCTGCTAGCTCTCTCGGATCGATTTTCTTATTTGTCCCTGAGCCTATCCCAAAACTTCATTTAATCTAA
- a CDS encoding transposase has protein sequence MSFHEIDDVLWESIEPYLPPQKPHTGRPRANMRKLMNGILYVVMTGCTWKDVPRRYGSKSTVHRFHLYLCEHGIYQEIFNELLNKGYDLKKIDLSHCFTDTKDIPTKKGGISATTVIKK, from the coding sequence ATGTCATTCCATGAAATCGATGACGTTCTATGGGAATCAATAGAGCCTTATCTTCCTCCTCAGAAACCACATACAGGAAGACCACGTGCAAATATGAGGAAGTTAATGAATGGTATTTTGTACGTTGTTATGACAGGTTGTACATGGAAAGATGTTCCTCGCCGCTATGGTTCTAAATCAACCGTTCATAGATTCCACCTCTACCTCTGTGAACATGGAATTTATCAGGAAATCTTTAATGAACTTTTAAACAAAGGTTATGATTTGAAGAAAATAGATCTCTCTCATTGTTTTACTGATACAAAGGATATTCCGACTAAAAAAGGGGGAATATCGGCTACGACGGTCATAAAAAAGTAA
- a CDS encoding IS5/IS1182 family transposase, which produces MKLSVLVDLQGLPLSIIVVPANENDSTLYIPTLKNFKIKRPVGRPVNRPSKVTADGMYDTAKIRKYNRKRGIKSNIPVNKRNRKKKKIGRPIKVDQKEYKMKSIVERFFSWIESCKKVFPRYEIKEESYLGVVMVAAVIRLNEVLG; this is translated from the coding sequence ATAAAATTAAGCGTTTTAGTAGACTTACAGGGTCTACCTCTCTCTATAATTGTTGTTCCCGCAAATGAGAATGATTCAACACTTTATATACCTACACTTAAAAATTTCAAGATAAAAAGACCTGTAGGAAGGCCTGTTAACAGGCCTTCAAAAGTAACAGCTGATGGAATGTATGATACAGCTAAAATTAGAAAATATAACAGAAAAAGAGGAATAAAGTCCAATATACCAGTAAATAAAAGAAATAGGAAGAAAAAGAAGATAGGAAGACCAATAAAGGTAGATCAGAAAGAATACAAAATGAAAAGTATAGTAGAAAGGTTCTTTAGCTGGATAGAGTCATGTAAGAAAGTATTTCCAAGATATGAAATAAAAGAGGAATCATATCTAGGAGTCGTAATGGTAGCAGCAGTAATTAGATTAAATGAAGTTTTGGGATAG